A single Pan troglodytes isolate AG18354 chromosome 19, NHGRI_mPanTro3-v2.0_pri, whole genome shotgun sequence DNA region contains:
- the SEPTIN4 gene encoding septin-4 (The RefSeq protein has 3 substitutions compared to this genomic sequence), whose translation MGSTQKGTIYQMVKTNKPGAKVAVSAQRGSEVTTNTSPQRGHGYVLASSHQSAAVSLNPSHRRSEAAHPTAPHSASDYPRSVSLQSGPGHYAVPTPRGTETGPRTESSHHSSPHLKSQKTQTLASHASSRQWKVSPPREEAARRGGESKSGREVGHHASSIPDAKSTHQLSFQDQKNNLQSQILEDDPPSKVQNPQGVRVPRRILSYPKDEAVQTEPIQRITTTSEIRSPRSPSLPEHGSSCVSADYQTAQRRVPVEQSETGPYGPIPSKPKALYRNMNLDSSLKLSVLKDSDGVHRVSAQVDPESLHKYSVYPETKPSAKVLVSSQVESNVRTPIRGNSEVGRRVTISPGVQSVEPTHHVTVPSVSEGSHKSSMFVTPEPIYKQQTQKPPETTYMSQGPTPRYPELSQKPSIHAELELTPRPLPPRSLPRYGPDSSWWPLLNPEVETPQSQLTTPDFEPKCSPSLDLLLSGFKIDSSPFCEDLKFQREKASLSPPSPPKEFPSWAPLSEVPQTPKHTCKQPIQRFTVFFLDVSEEMYNRVIWWLKDEEIKRFLEDTTDDGELSKFVKDFSGNASCHPPEAKTWASRPQVPEPRPQAPDLYDDDLEFRPPSWPQSSDNQQYFCAPAPLSPSARPRSPWGKLDPYDSSEDDKEYVGFATLPNQVHRKSVKKGFDFTLMVAGESGLGKSTLVNSLFLTDLYRDRKLLGAEERIMQTVEITKHAVDIEEKGVRLRLTIVDTPGFGDAVNNTECWKPVAEYIDQQFEQYFRDESGLNRKDIQDNRVHCCLYFISPFGHGLRPLDVEFMKALHQRVNIVPILAKADTLTPPEVDRKKRKIREEIEHFGIKIYQFPDCDSDEDEDFKLQDQALKESIPFAVIGSNTVVEARGRRVRGRLYPWGIVEVENPGHCDFVKLRTMLVRTHMQDLKDVTRETHYENYRAQCIQSMTRLVVKERNRNKLTRESGTDFPIPAVPPGTDPETEKLIREKDEELRRMQEMLHKIQKQMKENY comes from the exons GACAAATAAACCTGGGGCCAAGGTAGCGGTTTCAGCACAGAGAGGGTCTGAGGTTACTACTAACACATCCCCTCAGCGGGGACATGGGTACGTTCTTGCCTCAAGCCATCAAAGTGCTGCAGTCTCCCTGAACCCTTCCCACCGAAGATCAGAAGCTGCACATCCCACCGCTCCCCATTCGGCATCAGACTACCCTCGATCTGTCTCCCTCCAGTCAGGACCTGGACACTATGCAGTACCCACTCCTCGGGGAACCGAGACTGGACCAAGAACAGAATCATCCCGCCATTCCTCTCCCCATCTAAAGAGCCAGAAGACTCAGACACTGGCTTCCCATGCTTCAAGCAGACAATGGAAAGTTAGTCCACCCAGAGAGGAAGCAGCACGAAGAGGCGGTGAGAGCAAGTCAGGGCGCGAGGTCGGCCATCATGCTTCATCAATCCCAGATGCCAAATCTACTCATCAGTTGAGTTTTCAAGACCAAAAGAATAACTTACAATCACAAATCTTAGAAGATGACCCACCATCCAAGGTCCAGAACCCCCAAGGAGTCAGAGTTCCCCGTAGGATTTTGTCTTACCCAAAGGATGAAGCAGTACAAACTGAGCCCATCCAAAGAATTACGACTACTAGTGAGATCAGATCTCCAAGGAGTCCCTCTCTCCCAGAGCACGGAAGCAGCTGTGTCTCTGCAGACTATCAGACAGCCCAGAGAAGGGTCCCTGTAGAACAATCAGAAACAGGTCCTTACGGTCCAATTCCTTCAAAACCCAAGGCCTTGTATAGGAATATGAACTTGGACTCATCGCTCAAACTCTCTGTCCTTAAAGATTCTGATGGTGTACACCGAGTTTCTGCACAGGTAGACCCTGAGTCTCTTCACAAGTATTCTGTCTATCCTGAAACCAAGCCCTCCGCAAAGGTCTTAGTATCATCACAGGTGGAGTCCAACGTGAGGACCCCAATCCGAGGAAACAGCGAGGTTGGCCGCAGGGTCACCATCTCCCCAGGGGTACAGTCAGTAGAGCCAACTCACCATGTCACAGTTCCATCAGTGTCTGAGGGCTCCCACAAGTCATCCATGTTTGTTACTCCAGAGCCCATCTATAAACAGCAAACCCAAAAACCCCCAGAAACTACCTACATGTCCCAAGGACCTACACCCAGGTATCCAGAACTCTCACAAAAGCCCTCCATCCATGCAGAACTGGAACTGACCCCTAGGCCCTTGCCTCCTCGGTCCTTACCTAGGTACGGACCTGACTCCTCATGGTGGCCCTTGCTGAATCCTGAAGTTGAAACACCCCAAAGCCAGCTGACAACACCGGATTTTGAGCCTAAGTGCTCTCCTTCCCTAGATCTTTTATTGTCCGGTTTTAAAATAGACTCTAGCCCTTTCTGTGAGGATCTGAAGTTCCAGAGAGAGAAGGCAAgcctatcaccaccatcaccaccaaagGAGTTTCCAAGTTGGGCACCACTGAGTGAAGTGCCACAGACCCCCAAGCACACCTGCAAACAACCCATTCAAAGGTTTACTGCTTTCTTCCTGG ATGTCTCTGAGGAAATGTACAATCGTGTCATCTGGTGGCTAAAAG ATGAGGAG ATCAAGCGTTTCCTGGAGGACACCACGGATGATGGAGAACTGAGCAAGTTCGTGAAGGATTTCTCAGGAAATGCGAGCTGCCACCCACCAGAGGCTAAGACCTGGGCATCCAGGCCCCAAGTCCCGGAGCCAAGGCCCCAGGCCCCGGACCTCTATGATGATGACCTGGAGTTCAGACCCCCCTCGTGGCCCCAGTCCTCTGACAACCAGCAGTACTTCTGTGCCCCAGCCCCTCTCAGCCCATCTGCCAGGCCCCGCAGCCCATGGGGCAAGCTTGATCCCTATGATTCCTCTGAG GATGACAAGGAATATGTGGGCTTTGCAACCCTCCCCAACCAAGTCCACCGAAAGTCCGTGAAGAAAGGCTTTGACTTTACCCTCATGGTGGCAG GAGAGTCTGGCCTGGGCAAATCCACACTTGTCAATAGCCTCTTCCTCACTGATCTGTACCGGGACCGGAAACTTCTTGGTGCTGAAG AGAGGATCATGCAAACTGTGGAGATCACTAAGCATGCAGTGGACATAGAAGAGAAGGGTGTGAGGCTGCGGCTCACCATTGTGGACACACCAGGTTTTGGGGATGCAGTCAACAACACAGAGTG CTGGAAGCCTGTGGCAGAATACATTGATCAGCAGTTTGAGCAGTATTTCCGAGACGAGAGTGGCCTGAACCGAAAGAACATCCAAGACAACAGGGTGCACTGCTGCCTGTACTTCATCTCACCCTTCGGCCACGG GCTCCGGCCATTGGATGTTGAATTCATGAAGGCCCTGCATCAGCGGGTCAACATCGTGCCTATCCTGGCTAAGGCAGACACACTGACACCTCCCGAAGTGGACCGCAAGAAACGCAAA ATCCGGGAGgagattgagcattttggaaTCAAGATCTATCAATTCCCAGACTGTGACTCTGATGAGGATGAGGACTTCAAATTGCAGGACCAAGCCCTAAAG GAAAGCATCCCATTTGCAGTAATTGGCAGCAACACTGTAGTAGAGGCCAGAGGGCGGCGAGTTCGGGGTCGACTCTACCCCTGGGGCATCGTGGAAG TGGAAAACCCAGGGCACTGCGACTTTGTGAAGCTGAGGACAATGCTGGTACGTACCCACATGCAGGACCTGAAGGATGTGACGCGGGAGACACATTATGAGAACTACCGGGCACAGTGCATCCAGAGCATGACCCGCCTGGTGGTGAAGGAACGGAATCGCAA CAAACTGACTCGGGAAAGTGGTACTGACTTCCCCATCCCTGCTGTCCCACCAGGGACAGATCCAGAAACTGAGAAGCTTATCCGAGAGAAAGATGAGGAG CTGCGGCGGATGCAGGAGAtgctacacaaaatacaaaaacagatgaAGGAGAACTATTAA
- the SEPTIN4 gene encoding septin-4 isoform X6, producing MGPVPTSFGKRRGGPQTLPASPGGMDDKEYVGFATLPNQVHRKSVKKGFDFTLMVAGESGLGKSTLVNSLFLTDLYRDRKLLGAEERIMQTVEITKHAVDIEEKGVRLRLTIVDTPGFGDAVNNTECWKPVAEYIDQQFEQYFRDESGLNRKNIQDNRVHCCLYFISPFGHGLRPLDVEFMKALHQRVNIVPILAKADTLTPPEVDRKKRKIREEIEHFGIKIYQFPDCDSDEDEDFKLQDQALKESIPFAVIGSNTVVEARGRRVRGRLYPWGIVEVENPGHCDFVKLRTMLVRTHMQDLKDVTRETHYENYRAQCIQSMTRLVVKERNRNKLTRESGTDFPIPAVPPGTDPETEKLIREKDEELRRMQEMLHKIQKQMKENY from the exons ATG GGGCCAGTACCAACTTCATTTGGAAAACGCAGAGGAGGCCCACAAACACTGCCTGCCTCACCAGGAGGGATG GATGACAAGGAATATGTGGGCTTTGCAACCCTCCCCAACCAAGTCCACCGAAAGTCCGTGAAGAAAGGCTTTGACTTTACCCTCATGGTGGCAG GAGAGTCTGGCCTGGGCAAATCCACACTTGTCAATAGCCTCTTCCTCACTGATCTGTACCGGGACCGGAAACTTCTTGGTGCTGAAG AGAGGATCATGCAAACTGTGGAGATCACTAAGCATGCAGTGGACATAGAAGAGAAGGGTGTGAGGCTGCGGCTCACCATTGTGGACACACCAGGTTTTGGGGATGCAGTCAACAACACAGAGTG CTGGAAGCCTGTGGCAGAATACATTGATCAGCAGTTTGAGCAGTATTTCCGAGACGAGAGTGGCCTGAACCGAAAGAACATCCAAGACAACAGGGTGCACTGCTGCCTGTACTTCATCTCACCCTTCGGCCACGG GCTCCGGCCATTGGATGTTGAATTCATGAAGGCCCTGCATCAGCGGGTCAACATCGTGCCTATCCTGGCTAAGGCAGACACACTGACACCTCCCGAAGTGGACCGCAAGAAACGCAAA ATCCGGGAGgagattgagcattttggaaTCAAGATCTATCAATTCCCAGACTGTGACTCTGATGAGGATGAGGACTTCAAATTGCAGGACCAAGCCCTAAAG GAAAGCATCCCATTTGCAGTAATTGGCAGCAACACTGTAGTAGAGGCCAGAGGGCGGCGAGTTCGGGGTCGACTCTACCCCTGGGGCATCGTGGAAG TGGAAAACCCAGGGCACTGCGACTTTGTGAAGCTGAGGACAATGCTGGTACGTACCCACATGCAGGACCTGAAGGATGTGACGCGGGAGACACATTATGAGAACTACCGGGCACAGTGCATCCAGAGCATGACCCGCCTGGTGGTGAAGGAACGGAATCGCAA CAAACTGACTCGGGAAAGTGGTACTGACTTCCCCATCCCTGCTGTCCCACCAGGGACAGATCCAGAAACTGAGAAGCTTATCCGAGAGAAAGATGAGGAG CTGCGGCGGATGCAGGAGAtgctacacaaaatacaaaaacagatgaAGGAGAACTATTAA
- the SEPTIN4 gene encoding septin-4 isoform X7, translating to MDRSLGWQGNSVPEDRTEAGDDKEYVGFATLPNQVHRKSVKKGFDFTLMVAGESGLGKSTLVNSLFLTDLYRDRKLLGAEERIMQTVEITKHAVDIEEKGVRLRLTIVDTPGFGDAVNNTECWKPVAEYIDQQFEQYFRDESGLNRKNIQDNRVHCCLYFISPFGHGLRPLDVEFMKALHQRVNIVPILAKADTLTPPEVDRKKRKIREEIEHFGIKIYQFPDCDSDEDEDFKLQDQALKESIPFAVIGSNTVVEARGRRVRGRLYPWGIVEVENPGHCDFVKLRTMLVRTHMQDLKDVTRETHYENYRAQCIQSMTRLVVKERNRNKLTRESGTDFPIPAVPPGTDPETEKLIREKDEELRRMQEMLHKIQKQMKENY from the exons ATGGACCGTTCACTGGGATGGCAAGGGAATTCTGTCCCTGAGGACAGGACTGAAGCTGGG GATGACAAGGAATATGTGGGCTTTGCAACCCTCCCCAACCAAGTCCACCGAAAGTCCGTGAAGAAAGGCTTTGACTTTACCCTCATGGTGGCAG GAGAGTCTGGCCTGGGCAAATCCACACTTGTCAATAGCCTCTTCCTCACTGATCTGTACCGGGACCGGAAACTTCTTGGTGCTGAAG AGAGGATCATGCAAACTGTGGAGATCACTAAGCATGCAGTGGACATAGAAGAGAAGGGTGTGAGGCTGCGGCTCACCATTGTGGACACACCAGGTTTTGGGGATGCAGTCAACAACACAGAGTG CTGGAAGCCTGTGGCAGAATACATTGATCAGCAGTTTGAGCAGTATTTCCGAGACGAGAGTGGCCTGAACCGAAAGAACATCCAAGACAACAGGGTGCACTGCTGCCTGTACTTCATCTCACCCTTCGGCCACGG GCTCCGGCCATTGGATGTTGAATTCATGAAGGCCCTGCATCAGCGGGTCAACATCGTGCCTATCCTGGCTAAGGCAGACACACTGACACCTCCCGAAGTGGACCGCAAGAAACGCAAA ATCCGGGAGgagattgagcattttggaaTCAAGATCTATCAATTCCCAGACTGTGACTCTGATGAGGATGAGGACTTCAAATTGCAGGACCAAGCCCTAAAG GAAAGCATCCCATTTGCAGTAATTGGCAGCAACACTGTAGTAGAGGCCAGAGGGCGGCGAGTTCGGGGTCGACTCTACCCCTGGGGCATCGTGGAAG TGGAAAACCCAGGGCACTGCGACTTTGTGAAGCTGAGGACAATGCTGGTACGTACCCACATGCAGGACCTGAAGGATGTGACGCGGGAGACACATTATGAGAACTACCGGGCACAGTGCATCCAGAGCATGACCCGCCTGGTGGTGAAGGAACGGAATCGCAA CAAACTGACTCGGGAAAGTGGTACTGACTTCCCCATCCCTGCTGTCCCACCAGGGACAGATCCAGAAACTGAGAAGCTTATCCGAGAGAAAGATGAGGAG CTGCGGCGGATGCAGGAGAtgctacacaaaatacaaaaacagatgaAGGAGAACTATTAA